The following are encoded in a window of Rubellicoccus peritrichatus genomic DNA:
- a CDS encoding polyphosphate kinase 2 family protein yields MDCYCVEPGKRIKLNDWDPQDKEFCPDGKDEGVRRLESLKQKLYDLQVRFFAENKRKLLVVLQGMDTAGKDGTIRNVFGGLDPQGIRVATFGKPSTRELKHDYLWRIHRQTPAKGQIGIFNRSHYEDVLAVRVRHLMPKSVWSKRFGHINDFERMLTDEGTTIIKIFLHISFEEQRERLLSRKNTPRKQWKLIPQDVEDRKLWPNYTEAYEDTLSQTSTRHAPWWVVPADRKWYRNLLVASLVCDALQKLDPQYPTPAYDISAIEI; encoded by the coding sequence ATGGACTGCTATTGCGTCGAACCGGGTAAAAGAATCAAGTTAAACGATTGGGATCCGCAGGATAAAGAGTTCTGCCCCGATGGCAAAGACGAGGGAGTCAGGCGGCTCGAATCGCTTAAACAAAAGCTGTATGACCTCCAGGTCCGGTTTTTTGCGGAAAACAAGCGCAAGCTGCTCGTAGTCCTCCAGGGGATGGACACGGCAGGAAAGGATGGAACGATCCGCAATGTCTTTGGTGGGCTCGACCCGCAGGGCATCCGCGTGGCAACCTTTGGCAAGCCGAGCACCCGCGAACTAAAGCACGACTACCTCTGGCGCATCCACCGTCAGACACCGGCCAAGGGACAAATCGGCATCTTTAACCGAAGCCATTACGAAGATGTGCTCGCCGTCCGGGTCCGGCATCTCATGCCCAAGAGCGTCTGGAGCAAGCGTTTTGGCCACATCAACGACTTTGAGCGCATGCTGACCGATGAAGGCACGACCATAATAAAGATTTTCCTTCACATCAGTTTTGAAGAACAACGCGAACGGCTGCTTTCACGCAAAAACACGCCCCGCAAGCAATGGAAGCTGATTCCGCAGGACGTGGAAGACCGCAAGCTTTGGCCCAACTACACCGAAGCCTACGAAGACACTTTGAGTCAAACCAGCACCAGGCACGCCCCCTGGTGGGTTGTCCCAGCCGACCGCAAGTGGTATCGCAATCTGCTTGTGGCGTCACTGGTCTGCGACGCACTCCAAAAGCTCGATCCGCAGTACCCCACGCCTGCATACGATATTTCGGCAATTGAAATTTAG
- a CDS encoding TIGR02597 family protein — protein MKKITTLAVTAASLLLAAPLLTAVTTDPVGAQKHTFKDGSDTAISAPLHSSAAFVGVVGTSGLSGFTITPSGTPGWAANQFTDSPHYIIFTSGTREGLFYTVTANTTDSITVEDIGDGDLATQGIVDGDGFTVIPFWTLNTLFPDGEGFIVSSDVFNPDGVIFFTNSGTSGVNLPFDSSYLYHDGSQGAAGWYKVGSLGDGLQNDLPLPPDAYYVVRNNSGADVEMVLAGSVQMANFATIVSRLEDGSSQDVFIANSFPVATTLAESGLATSPAFTPSPDVFNPLDVVFVFDNDTVGINKPLGSSYLYHDGSQGAAGWYQIGNLGAGLQDDVEVFQPGQGFVIRKAAGLAESEIWMAQAPYLDNS, from the coding sequence ATGAAAAAAATAACCACGTTAGCTGTTACAGCCGCATCTCTTCTCTTAGCCGCTCCACTCCTCACCGCCGTAACCACCGACCCGGTCGGGGCACAGAAGCATACTTTTAAAGATGGCTCAGATACTGCCATTAGCGCACCACTACATAGTTCAGCTGCATTTGTTGGAGTAGTAGGGACATCTGGTCTTTCTGGGTTTACTATAACTCCATCAGGCACGCCTGGATGGGCTGCGAATCAGTTTACAGATAGTCCTCATTATATAATTTTTACTTCTGGTACCAGAGAAGGTCTATTTTACACTGTCACAGCTAACACTACGGACTCAATTACCGTGGAAGACATTGGTGATGGTGATCTTGCGACTCAAGGGATTGTTGATGGTGATGGTTTTACTGTTATCCCATTTTGGACATTAAACACACTCTTTCCAGATGGAGAAGGTTTCATTGTTTCGTCAGACGTATTCAATCCTGATGGTGTTATCTTTTTTACCAATAGCGGTACATCAGGTGTGAATTTGCCTTTTGATAGCAGTTACTTATACCATGATGGCTCTCAGGGTGCAGCAGGTTGGTATAAGGTTGGTAGTTTAGGTGATGGTCTACAGAATGATCTCCCACTTCCTCCGGATGCTTACTATGTTGTTCGTAATAATTCTGGTGCAGATGTAGAAATGGTTTTGGCAGGATCAGTTCAAATGGCTAACTTTGCTACAATTGTCTCACGCCTTGAGGATGGGTCATCGCAAGATGTTTTTATCGCAAACTCTTTTCCTGTTGCTACAACTCTTGCAGAATCTGGCTTAGCGACATCACCTGCATTTACTCCTAGTCCAGATGTTTTCAATCCACTTGATGTGGTGTTCGTCTTTGATAATGATACCGTCGGAATAAATAAACCATTAGGCTCAAGCTATCTCTATCATGATGGTTCTCAAGGCGCTGCAGGTTGGTATCAAATCGGCAACTTGGGTGCTGGGTTACAAGATGATGTGGAAGTCTTTCAACCAGGTCAGGGGTTTGTTATTAGAAAAGCAGCTGGTTTGGCTGAGTCTGAAATATGGATGGCTCAAGCACCATATCTTGACAACAGCTAA
- a CDS encoding PEP-CTERM sorting domain-containing protein (PEP-CTERM proteins occur, often in large numbers, in the proteomes of bacteria that also encode an exosortase, a predicted intramembrane cysteine proteinase. The presence of a PEP-CTERM domain at a protein's C-terminus predicts cleavage within the sorting domain, followed by covalent anchoring to some some component of the (usually Gram-negative) cell surface. Many PEP-CTERM proteins exhibit an unusual sequence composition that includes large numbers of potential glycosylation sites. Expression of one such protein has been shown restore the ability of a bacterium to form floc, a type of biofilm.): MRRCSILSALLIAASAVTLNAVNVGISGSAGGSGDSLLDSGGTPIPASTLGLLLVDASGNGISFQPGVTLNVGTFLSGGDDDFLVAKLSSSDVFGTSFIDFDETVDNDGVNLMTGDQYYVAWFPGLTTAATSLTAGQDYGLTTRTIATAWTLPPTGNNLGDAAPGGNANLTVVPEPSTYAAIAGLFGLGVIALRRFRK; the protein is encoded by the coding sequence ATGAGACGTTGTTCTATTCTATCTGCCTTATTAATTGCTGCAAGTGCTGTGACACTTAACGCTGTAAATGTCGGTATTTCTGGTAGTGCTGGAGGTTCGGGAGATAGCCTTCTTGATAGTGGTGGAACCCCAATTCCAGCCTCCACTCTAGGATTGTTACTGGTTGATGCATCAGGCAATGGTATTTCGTTTCAGCCAGGTGTAACACTAAACGTAGGAACATTTCTTTCAGGTGGTGATGATGATTTCTTGGTAGCTAAACTGTCATCTTCAGATGTCTTCGGTACATCTTTCATCGATTTTGATGAGACTGTGGACAATGATGGTGTTAATCTAATGACAGGTGACCAATATTACGTTGCTTGGTTTCCGGGACTTACTACTGCTGCGACTAGCTTAACAGCAGGCCAAGACTACGGTCTTACGACTAGAACAATAGCGACGGCATGGACATTACCTCCAACAGGAAATAATCTTGGTGATGCCGCTCCAGGTGGAAATGCAAATTTAACTGTTGTTCCTGAACCATCAACTTACGCTGCTATTGCAGGTCTGTTTGGTCTCGGAGTAATTGCGCTTCGCAGATTCAGAAAGTAA